Proteins encoded together in one Planctomyces sp. SH-PL14 window:
- the gatC gene encoding Asp-tRNA(Asn)/Glu-tRNA(Gln) amidotransferase subunit GatC has translation MLTPSDVHKVALLSRLKLTEAEVGRFTQQLGDVLKYVEQLDEVNVDGVEPMVHAVEVRNVLRKDEVAPSLPREQALSNAPKTDGKYFLVPPILGAD, from the coding sequence ATGCTCACCCCCTCCGACGTCCACAAAGTCGCTCTCCTTTCCCGGCTTAAGCTCACCGAGGCCGAGGTCGGGCGGTTCACGCAGCAGCTCGGCGATGTGCTGAAGTACGTCGAGCAGCTCGACGAGGTGAATGTCGACGGCGTCGAGCCGATGGTTCACGCCGTCGAGGTCCGGAACGTGTTGCGGAAGGACGAGGTCGCCCCGTCGCTCCCCCGCGAACAGGCCCTTTCGAACGCTCCGAAGACAGACGGAAAATACTTCCTCGTCCCGCCGATCCTGGGAGCCGACTAG
- a CDS encoding alkaline phosphatase D family protein, whose protein sequence is MPIRMDVPGRVWTRRGFLAAGGAALVAWPLLGRPESAFALRQSTSPDYPFALGVASGDPAPTGIVLWTRLAPKPLEGGGMPQENIEVRWEVADDDKFSKVVAKGTAVATPDLAHSVHVEVNGLDPNRWYFYRFAAMNEISPVGRTRTAPRPEEIPQKLRFAFASCQSFEGGYYTAYDHMRHEDLDLIAHLGDYIYEAAGNPKRMRVHVGPRLEELSHYRNRHAQYKTDEYLQAAHALCPWLVTWDDHEFANNCAGEISEKKDETPEWYLGRRANAYKAYYEHMPLRSAHLPKGPDLKLYRNVPFGRLAEFQVLDTRQYRTDQPCGDGNKAPCEGTYDPKGTLLGNTQEKWLYDTLKATKGTWNVLTQQVMMARVDRVPDEPVGYSMDQWPGYEVNRQRILKFFAEHPGLNPIVITGDIHNNWANNLQVDCGDETSPVVATEFVGTSISSGGDGAETTKTTAAVLRENPFVKFYNNERGYVSCEVTPESFTSHYRTVPYVEKPGAPLVTRKSFVVEAGRPGLNEV, encoded by the coding sequence ATGCCGATTCGTATGGATGTCCCCGGACGGGTGTGGACGCGACGTGGGTTTCTGGCGGCCGGAGGAGCCGCGCTCGTCGCCTGGCCGCTGCTGGGCCGCCCGGAATCGGCCTTCGCCCTGCGTCAGTCGACAAGCCCCGATTACCCGTTCGCCCTCGGTGTCGCCTCCGGTGACCCGGCCCCCACGGGGATCGTGCTCTGGACGCGGCTTGCCCCCAAGCCCCTCGAAGGGGGCGGGATGCCGCAGGAGAACATCGAAGTCCGCTGGGAAGTGGCGGATGACGACAAGTTCTCCAAGGTCGTCGCCAAGGGGACGGCGGTCGCCACGCCGGACCTGGCTCACTCGGTCCATGTCGAGGTGAACGGGCTGGATCCGAACCGGTGGTACTTCTACCGCTTCGCCGCGATGAACGAGATCAGCCCCGTCGGCCGGACCCGGACCGCGCCGCGGCCGGAAGAGATCCCCCAGAAGCTGCGATTTGCCTTCGCCTCCTGCCAGAGCTTCGAAGGGGGCTACTACACCGCCTACGACCACATGCGGCACGAGGACCTCGACCTCATCGCCCACCTCGGCGACTACATCTATGAGGCGGCGGGCAATCCCAAGCGGATGCGGGTCCATGTCGGCCCCCGGCTTGAGGAGCTGTCGCACTACCGCAACCGGCACGCTCAGTACAAGACCGACGAATACCTCCAGGCGGCGCACGCCCTCTGTCCGTGGCTGGTGACCTGGGACGACCACGAATTCGCCAACAACTGCGCCGGGGAGATCTCGGAGAAGAAGGACGAGACGCCGGAGTGGTACCTCGGCCGCCGGGCCAACGCCTACAAGGCCTACTACGAGCACATGCCCCTCCGCTCAGCCCACCTCCCGAAGGGCCCGGATCTCAAGCTGTATCGCAACGTCCCTTTCGGACGGCTGGCGGAGTTCCAGGTCCTCGACACCCGGCAGTACCGCACCGATCAGCCCTGCGGCGACGGCAACAAGGCCCCCTGCGAAGGGACCTACGATCCGAAGGGAACTCTCCTCGGCAATACGCAGGAGAAGTGGCTCTACGACACGCTCAAGGCGACGAAAGGAACGTGGAATGTCCTGACCCAGCAGGTCATGATGGCCCGCGTCGACCGCGTTCCCGACGAGCCGGTCGGCTACAGCATGGACCAGTGGCCGGGCTATGAAGTGAACCGCCAGCGGATCCTCAAGTTCTTCGCCGAGCACCCGGGTCTCAACCCGATCGTCATCACCGGCGACATCCACAACAACTGGGCGAACAACCTCCAGGTCGACTGCGGCGACGAGACGTCCCCCGTCGTGGCGACGGAGTTCGTCGGGACGTCGATCAGCTCCGGCGGCGACGGAGCCGAGACGACCAAGACCACGGCGGCGGTCCTGCGCGAGAACCCCTTCGTCAAGTTCTACAACAACGAGCGGGGCTACGTCTCCTGCGAAGTCACTCCCGAGAGTTTTACTTCGCACTACCGGACGGTTCCCTATGTGGAGAAGCCGGGCGCGCCGCTTGTGACCCGCAAGAGCTTTGTTGTGGAAGCGGGACGTCCGGGGTTGAATGAAGTCTGA
- a CDS encoding TetR/AcrR family transcriptional regulator — protein sequence MSATTDKANERTTGRSERKQDRRRAILETAARLFAERGYSECDMERVSDALGIAKGTLYLYFPGKQELFLACVDWGMAEMERIVLEAAQSDPCPLRGIARSIRAYLEFFDQNPHCVELLIQERAMFRDRKRGAYFEHRDEMRIHFRQIYSALMERGTFRSDMPVERLLDTIGALLYGTMIFTNSIGRTISLDEQYVSLMNTAFGGLVTPEGREALAVVAPLS from the coding sequence TTGTCTGCCACGACTGACAAGGCGAATGAGAGGACGACGGGGCGGTCCGAGCGGAAGCAGGATCGTCGACGGGCGATCCTGGAGACGGCGGCGCGGCTCTTTGCGGAGCGGGGCTACAGCGAGTGCGATATGGAGCGGGTCTCGGACGCGCTCGGGATCGCCAAGGGGACGCTCTACCTCTATTTCCCCGGCAAGCAGGAGCTGTTCCTGGCGTGCGTCGACTGGGGAATGGCGGAGATGGAGCGAATCGTCCTGGAGGCGGCCCAGTCCGATCCCTGTCCGTTGCGGGGGATCGCGCGCTCGATCCGGGCCTACCTCGAGTTCTTCGATCAGAACCCGCATTGTGTCGAGCTGTTGATCCAGGAGCGGGCCATGTTCCGCGACCGGAAGCGGGGGGCGTATTTTGAGCATCGCGACGAGATGCGGATCCACTTCCGGCAGATCTACTCGGCTCTGATGGAGCGGGGGACGTTCCGCAGCGACATGCCGGTGGAGCGGCTGCTGGATACGATCGGGGCGCTGTTATACGGAACGATGATCTTTACGAACTCGATCGGGCGCACGATTTCGCTGGATGAGCAGTACGTGTCGCTGATGAATACGGCGTTTGGCGGGCTGGTGACGCCGGAGGGGCGTGAGGCGCTGGCGGTGGTCGCACCACTGTCGTGA
- a CDS encoding aspartate-semialdehyde dehydrogenase: MFKCVALVGATGAVGRIMRQMLEERNFPAQSYRLLASARSAGGTITFQGKEHKIEELTKQAFQGCDLVIASTPDDVAADYLPAAIDAGCTVIDESGYWRMKDGVALVIPEVNPQDALNAKGIIASPNCSTTQMVVALKPLHDAAKVKRVVVCTYQATSGVGVQGTKELIEGSHAHLAGEKYEYTAFKHPIAFNCIPQIGSEKEEGYTSEEMKMVYETRKILGDESIQVCPTAVRVPVSNCHSEVINVELGRPVSVEEARKLFAAFPGITVIDDLAHFQYPLPSTADGSDEVFVGRIRRDLSHPNCLTFWCVSDNLRKGAATNAVQIAELLAKHRFGK, translated from the coding sequence GTGTTCAAGTGCGTAGCCCTGGTTGGTGCCACCGGCGCCGTCGGGCGGATCATGCGTCAAATGCTCGAAGAGCGGAACTTCCCCGCCCAGAGCTACCGACTCCTCGCCTCGGCCCGCAGCGCCGGGGGAACGATCACGTTCCAGGGCAAAGAACACAAAATCGAGGAACTCACGAAGCAGGCCTTCCAAGGCTGCGACCTCGTCATCGCCTCCACCCCCGATGACGTCGCCGCGGACTACCTCCCCGCCGCCATCGACGCCGGCTGCACCGTCATCGACGAGTCCGGCTACTGGCGGATGAAGGACGGGGTCGCCCTCGTCATTCCGGAAGTGAACCCTCAGGACGCCCTCAACGCCAAGGGGATCATCGCCAGCCCGAACTGCTCCACCACGCAGATGGTGGTCGCCCTCAAGCCGCTCCACGACGCCGCCAAGGTCAAGCGGGTCGTCGTCTGCACCTACCAGGCCACGAGCGGCGTCGGCGTCCAGGGGACCAAGGAGCTGATCGAGGGAAGCCACGCCCACCTCGCCGGCGAAAAGTACGAGTACACCGCCTTCAAGCACCCGATCGCCTTCAACTGCATCCCGCAGATCGGCAGCGAAAAGGAAGAGGGGTACACCAGCGAAGAAATGAAGATGGTGTACGAGACCCGCAAGATCCTCGGCGACGAGAGCATTCAAGTCTGCCCGACCGCGGTCCGCGTGCCGGTCTCCAACTGCCACAGCGAAGTCATCAACGTCGAGCTCGGCCGTCCGGTCTCGGTCGAAGAGGCCCGCAAGCTCTTCGCCGCGTTCCCCGGGATCACGGTCATCGACGATCTGGCCCACTTCCAGTATCCCCTGCCGTCGACCGCCGACGGTTCGGACGAAGTGTTCGTCGGCCGGATCCGCCGCGATCTGTCGCATCCGAACTGCCTCACGTTCTGGTGCGTGAGCGACAACCTCCGCAAGGGGGCCGCCACCAATGCAGTCCAGATCGCGGAACTGCTCGCCAAGCACCGGTTCGGAAAGTAG